A genome region from Anastrepha ludens isolate Willacy chromosome 3, idAnaLude1.1, whole genome shotgun sequence includes the following:
- the LOC128856403 gene encoding uncharacterized protein LOC128856403: MKSFTCIVVVTTALIACGQAHTLQKRSLGALLGGGGGGGGGGGWNSGGGGGGGGGIGSLIQQKLGGLLGGGGGGGGGGGGGQRGWSGGSGGGGGGGWNGGGGGGGGGGVSKVYVVHVSNGGGGYGGGGGHGGWNGGGGGYGGGNGGWSGGGGNGGWGGGW, translated from the coding sequence ATGAAATCGTTCACTTGTATTGTGGTCGTTACGACCGCATTGATTGCCTGTGGTCAGGCGCATACCCTGCAAAAACGTTCTTTGGGAGCCTTACTAGGAGGAGGaggcggcggcggcggtggtGGCGGCTGGAATAGTGGCGGTGGCGGCGGTGGCGGCGGCGGCATTGGCTCTTTGATCCAACAAAAACTGGGTGGTTTACTTGGTGGTGGTGGCGGAGGcggcggcggtggtggtggcggtCAGAGAGGTTGGAGTGGCGGCagcggcggtggtggtggtggtggttggaatggcggcggcggcggcggtggtggtggtggcgtcAGTAAGGTCTATGTCGTTCATGTTTCGAATGGAGGCGGTGGTTACGGCGGTGGCGGCGGTCACGGCGGCTGGAACGGCGGCGGCGGTGGTTATGGCGGTGGTAATGGTGGCTGGAGCGGCGGTGGTGGCAACGGCGGCTGGGGCGGCGGTTGGTAA
- the LOC128857474 gene encoding jerky protein homolog-like → MSAKRKRIVVSMDIRLKVLRRIDNGESVVKICAEFNVGKSTVNDWRRDRRSIEEFCSKMEFDRNLGSRCTRKKPICEVVDEALWIWFLQERRRGTPIGGPILKEKALTIHQKNNIEGDFVASDGWLNRWKKRHGIHFAHVSGEKMSADTSGATEFKAKFGEMVKTEELSPEQVYNMDETGLNIKMLPETTFLGSHEESASGFKKNKERITVAVCSNAAGTHKIPLFVIDNAPTHPYEYAVDDIKLVYLPPNVTSLVQPMDQGVIESLKRRYRRKLVSEILQHSESEGKGILEVIKKINIKDVIYMLATAFQEMPSSTFVKSWRKLWPDVENIIVISNIAGTEEEENKSTLQDLQKLSGNESLQAEDVENRMTNCDEHEFLNDDEIIDLASKEQEEDDESSDVEEEKIVSHEEAENVMEIALKYIEQQHEPTAFDVLKAGTNVDKQMHPQSVTVWCGFWSDGIIDQFFFENSDGNDISVNCERNRSMIN, encoded by the exons ATGAGTGCAAAGCGCAAACGAATTGTGGTTTCGATGGATATACGATTAAAAGTGCTAAGGCGGATTGATAATGGTGAATCCGTAGTGAAAATATGTGCAGAATTTAATGTTGGAAAAAGCACTGTAAATGACTGGCGAAGAGATAGGCGTTCCATTGAGGAGTTTTGCTCGAAAATGGAATTTGATAGAAATCTGGGTAGCCGTTgtacgagaaaaaaaccgatttgCGAGGTCGTCGATGAAGCTTTGTGGATCTGGTTTCTTCAGGAACGTCGAAGAGGTACACCGATTGGCGGcccaattttgaaagaaaaggcttTGACTATCCACCAGAAGAATAATATTGAAGGTGACTTTGTGGCAAGTGATGGTTGGCTTAATCGATGGAAGAAGCGACACGGAATTCATTTCGCACATGTAAGTGGAGAAAAAATGTCTGCTGATACTTCTGGTGCGACAGAATTCAAGGCTAAGTTTGGTGAAATGGTTAAAACAGAGGAATTATCTCCAGAACAAGTCTATAATATGGACGAGACCGGGCTAAACATTAAAATGTTACCAGAAACAACTTTTCTAGGCAGCCATGAAGAGTCTGCCTCTggcttcaaaaagaacaaagaacGTATTACAGTGGCCGTTTGTTCGAATGCAGCAGGGACTCATAAAATTCCTCTTTTCGTTATTG ATAATGCTCCAACCCATCCTTATGAGTACGCTGTAGATGACATAAAATTAGTTTATCTTCCTCCTAATGTGACAAGCTTAgtgcaaccaatggaccaaggaGTGATCGAAAGCTTAAAAAGACGATACAGGCGTAAACTTGTTTCTGAAATTCTGCAACATTCGGAGAGTGAAGGCAAAGGTATTTTAGAAGTCATCAAAAAGATCAATATCAAGGACGTTATCTATATGTTAGCTACAGCATTTCAAGAAATGCCCTCTTCAACGTTTGTTAAGTCTTGGAGAAAACTTTGGCCAGATGTTGAGAATATAATTGTGATCTCGAATATTGCAGGgactgaagaagaagaaaacaaatctaCTTTACAAGACCTTCAAAAGTTATCGGGTAACGAATCATTACAGGCAGAAGATGTGGAAAATCGGATGACAAACTGTGACGAACATGAATTTTTGAATGATGACGAAATCATAGATTTAGCAAGCAAAGAacaagaggaagatgatgagAGTAGTGACGTTGAAGAGGAGAAAATAGTTTCTCATGAAGAAGCCGAAAATGTGAtggaaattgcattgaaatacaTTGAGCAGCAACATGAGCCAACAGCATTCGACGTTTTG AAAGCCGGCACGAACGTTGATAAGCAAATGCATCCTCAGAGTGTAacagtttggtgtggattttggagCGATGGCATCATTGaccaatttttctttgaaaattctgatGGAAATGACATTTCGGTTAACTGTGAGCGCAATCGCAGCATGATAAATTAA